A single genomic interval of Bacteroidia bacterium harbors:
- a CDS encoding c-type cytochrome, which yields MNFRKHLLLFTLVLSVFSASNAFAAADGKAIFKANCSACHKVTSEKVNGPGLEGIAGRVPSPAKDWLTKWVKNNIKLRESGDAYAVKVYNDNNKGAMPAFEYLSDEDLNAVVDYIIAPPKEEPKAGAPVAAAEQKAAPQDDNTVTYILLGLSLLFILVFLFTGRIKHNLETVIAEKEGTTPPELHEGMDGVRYWMANNKRLVAVGGFLAVLWVFKLGWDAMMGVGVYVGYQPEQPIKFSHELHAGVNKINCQYCHSGAERSKHAGIPSANVCMNCHKAITSGPNTGKTEIAKIYEALDYNPATQSYGPNQKPIKWIKVHTLPDHVYFNHQQHVSVGKVECKTCHGAVDSMAVVSQHAPLTMGWCVNCHRETQVTMTGNPYYDDIKHRFNKYLKANNQKSLDRMEKVTVETMGGTECSKCHY from the coding sequence ATGAATTTTAGAAAACATTTACTTCTATTTACCTTAGTCCTATCCGTTTTTTCTGCGTCAAATGCGTTTGCTGCAGCGGATGGAAAAGCAATTTTTAAGGCGAATTGCTCTGCCTGTCACAAAGTAACCTCCGAGAAGGTCAACGGTCCCGGTTTGGAAGGAATCGCCGGTCGAGTTCCTTCCCCAGCCAAAGATTGGTTGACCAAATGGGTGAAGAACAACATCAAACTCAGAGAGTCTGGTGATGCTTATGCCGTGAAGGTTTACAATGATAACAACAAAGGCGCAATGCCAGCATTTGAATACCTCAGTGATGAGGACTTGAATGCGGTTGTTGACTACATTATTGCTCCACCAAAAGAAGAGCCTAAAGCGGGCGCTCCTGTTGCTGCTGCAGAACAAAAAGCTGCTCCTCAGGATGATAATACAGTAACCTACATTTTGTTGGGTCTGTCCTTATTATTTATCTTGGTCTTCTTGTTTACAGGTCGTATTAAACATAACCTTGAAACAGTAATTGCTGAGAAAGAAGGAACTACTCCGCCGGAGTTGCATGAAGGAATGGATGGAGTTCGCTATTGGATGGCCAATAACAAGAGATTAGTCGCTGTTGGTGGTTTCCTAGCTGTTCTTTGGGTATTTAAATTAGGATGGGACGCCATGATGGGTGTAGGTGTTTATGTTGGTTACCAACCTGAACAACCAATTAAATTCTCCCACGAATTACACGCCGGTGTTAACAAAATCAATTGTCAATACTGTCACTCTGGTGCTGAAAGAAGTAAACATGCAGGTATCCCTTCAGCCAATGTTTGTATGAACTGCCACAAAGCAATAACCAGTGGTCCAAACACAGGGAAAACCGAAATTGCTAAAATTTATGAAGCATTGGATTACAATCCTGCTACTCAATCCTATGGTCCAAACCAAAAACCAATTAAATGGATCAAAGTTCATACCTTGCCTGATCACGTTTACTTCAACCACCAACAACACGTTTCGGTTGGTAAAGTGGAATGTAAAACCTGTCACGGTGCAGTTGATTCCATGGCAGTTGTTAGTCAACATGCTCCTCTAACGATGGGTTGGTGTGTTAATTGCCACAGGGAAACTCAAGTTACTATGACTGGTAACCCTTACTATGATGACATCAAGCACCGTTTCAATAAATATTTGAAAGCGAACAACCAAAAATCACTTGACCGAATGGAAAAAGTAACCGTTGAAACAATGGGCGGTACCGAGTGTTCCAAATGTCACTACTAA
- a CDS encoding SPOR domain-containing protein produces MNWILLPCLTLCIIIGNVFFSFSQERDSTRKGSVIINESSEIKTLVETYINESSSKKTCEGFRVQVLSESGNDAKKKANDAKTTFLSQFSKYPAYLIFQTPNFKIRVGDFRTKLEAYHCLKEIQSVFPNAFVVKDEIQFPAIEN; encoded by the coding sequence ATGAATTGGATCTTGTTACCCTGCCTAACTCTATGCATTATAATAGGAAACGTATTTTTTTCTTTTTCCCAAGAAAGAGATTCCACTCGAAAAGGCAGTGTGATTATTAACGAATCGTCCGAAATTAAGACCTTGGTTGAAACTTATATTAACGAGTCTTCGTCCAAAAAAACTTGTGAAGGTTTTCGAGTTCAGGTACTTTCTGAATCCGGAAACGATGCAAAAAAGAAAGCCAACGATGCCAAAACCACTTTTTTGAGTCAATTTTCCAAGTACCCGGCCTATTTAATTTTTCAAACTCCCAATTTTAAAATTCGGGTGGGTGATTTTCGGACCAAACTGGAGGCCTATCATTGTTTAAAGGAAATTCAGTCCGTTTTTCCGAATGCCTTTGTTGTAAAGGATGAAATTCAATTTCCTGCAATTGAAAATTAA
- a CDS encoding anthranilate synthase component I family protein, whose translation MDSQKLSQLVQGLWNQPSDFALLLSNSSGHNFPVENEFLLGVSDDNSPASKWPESNGAWHFGWVPYDYKNKVEPSLFSSNPSFLPYSEHPVFFEAKSVYFTLESAWSAYGQNNSESFSEPTEISIHPGVDLNRFLEILHELKLHIKAGNIYEINYCIPSDGSYKNVDWANLFIRLNALAQAPFSVFSRIGNTLIISLSPERFFKRVGQDIWVQPMKGTAPRSQNRQADQSLISELKTNEKERAENCMIVDLTRNDLSKICFPGSVKVNELCGVYTFPNVHQMVSTVQGRLMENYTPENLFKSLFPMGSMTGAPKVKAMELIEQYECFARGPFSGSFGYVGPTGECDFNVLIRSIFVNLTEQKFFYATGSAITINSDPEKEWEEVQLKAGILQQLAIP comes from the coding sequence ATGGATTCACAAAAATTAAGTCAATTAGTGCAGGGATTATGGAATCAGCCATCTGATTTTGCCTTGCTATTATCCAATTCTTCCGGACATAATTTTCCGGTGGAGAATGAATTTCTGCTTGGGGTGTCTGACGATAATTCTCCCGCATCTAAATGGCCTGAATCTAATGGTGCTTGGCATTTTGGTTGGGTCCCCTATGATTATAAGAATAAAGTGGAACCATCGCTCTTTTCAAGCAATCCCTCCTTTTTGCCTTACTCTGAACATCCCGTTTTTTTTGAAGCCAAATCGGTATACTTCACCTTAGAGTCGGCTTGGTCGGCCTATGGACAAAACAACTCCGAATCCTTTTCCGAACCAACGGAAATTTCCATACATCCCGGTGTAGATTTGAATAGATTTTTGGAGATACTCCACGAATTAAAATTGCATATCAAGGCCGGGAATATTTATGAGATAAACTATTGTATTCCCAGTGATGGATCCTATAAAAATGTCGACTGGGCAAATCTCTTTATTCGATTAAATGCTTTAGCTCAGGCTCCATTTTCTGTTTTTTCCAGAATAGGTAATACCCTGATAATTTCCTTAAGTCCGGAACGTTTTTTCAAAAGAGTTGGTCAGGATATTTGGGTGCAACCAATGAAAGGTACTGCCCCCAGAAGTCAGAATCGTCAAGCTGACCAAAGCCTGATAAGCGAACTAAAAACGAATGAAAAGGAAAGAGCCGAGAATTGCATGATTGTGGACTTAACTCGAAACGACCTTTCTAAAATTTGTTTTCCTGGCAGTGTGAAGGTCAATGAACTCTGTGGCGTATACACCTTCCCCAATGTGCATCAGATGGTTTCAACCGTTCAAGGCCGGTTAATGGAAAATTATACCCCGGAAAACTTGTTTAAGTCCTTATTTCCAATGGGATCCATGACCGGTGCACCCAAAGTAAAGGCGATGGAATTAATCGAACAGTACGAATGTTTTGCCCGTGGACCTTTCTCGGGAAGTTTTGGGTATGTTGGACCAACTGGAGAATGCGATTTCAATGTATTGATTCGCAGCATCTTTGTCAACCTTACGGAACAAAAGTTCTTCTATGCCACCGGTTCGGCCATCACCATTAATTCAGATCCTGAAAAGGAATGGGAAGAAGTACAATTAAAAGCCGGAATTTTACAACAGTTGGCTATCCCCTGA